Proteins from a genomic interval of Rhodothermus marinus:
- a CDS encoding sugar kinase, giving the protein MKVVTFGEIMLRLSTPGFSRFVQASTFEVTFGGGEANVAVSLANYGLESYFVTKLPKHEIGQAAVNHLRRFGVRTDFIVRGGDRIGIYFLETGASQRPSKVIYDRAHAAITTLREGEVDWERVLEGARWFHWTGITPALGESVRSELRRALEVARRLGVKVSADLNYRAKLWSVEEAQRVMRSLMEYVDVCIGNEEDAEKSLGIKPKGVDVEAGKLEEAAYRELAQELKRTFGFEAVAITLRESYSASVNGWSALMVDDRDCREGYRSRRYEIQLVDRVGGGDAFAGGLIYGLLMKEDTREALEFAVAASCLKQTIPGDFNLVSVEEVEKLAQGTGSGRVER; this is encoded by the coding sequence ATGAAAGTAGTTACGTTTGGAGAGATCATGTTGCGGCTGTCGACGCCGGGTTTCAGTCGGTTTGTGCAGGCGTCGACGTTCGAGGTGACGTTCGGGGGCGGGGAGGCGAACGTGGCCGTATCGCTGGCCAACTACGGGTTGGAGAGTTACTTCGTGACGAAGCTTCCCAAGCACGAGATTGGTCAGGCGGCGGTCAATCATCTGCGTCGGTTCGGGGTGCGGACGGATTTCATCGTGCGGGGCGGGGATCGGATCGGGATTTACTTTCTGGAGACGGGGGCCAGTCAGCGGCCTTCGAAGGTGATTTACGACCGGGCGCATGCGGCGATCACGACGCTTCGCGAGGGGGAGGTTGACTGGGAGCGGGTGCTGGAGGGGGCGCGGTGGTTTCACTGGACGGGGATCACGCCGGCGCTGGGCGAGTCGGTGCGCTCGGAGCTTCGTCGGGCGCTGGAGGTGGCGCGTCGGCTGGGGGTGAAGGTGAGTGCGGATTTGAACTACCGGGCCAAGCTCTGGAGCGTGGAGGAGGCGCAGCGGGTGATGCGGTCGTTGATGGAATACGTGGACGTGTGCATAGGGAACGAGGAGGACGCGGAGAAGAGCCTGGGGATTAAGCCGAAGGGGGTGGACGTGGAGGCGGGGAAGCTGGAGGAGGCGGCCTATCGGGAGCTGGCGCAGGAGCTGAAGCGGACGTTTGGGTTTGAGGCGGTGGCGATCACGCTTCGGGAGAGTTATTCGGCGTCGGTCAACGGCTGGAGTGCGTTGATGGTGGACGATCGGGATTGTCGGGAGGGTTATCGGTCGCGTCGGTATGAGATTCAACTGGTGGACCGGGTTGGAGGGGGCGATGCGTTTGCGGGGGGCTTGATTTACGGTTTGTTGATGAAGGAGGATACACGGGAGGCGCTGGAGTTTGCGGTGGCGGCGTCGTGTTTGAAGCAGACGATTCCGGGGGATTTCAATCTGGTGAGTGTGGAGGAGGTGGAGAAGCTGGCGCAGGGCACGGGCTCCGGACGCGTCGAACGCTGA
- a CDS encoding T9SS type A sorting domain-containing protein — MKLRYYLSTAVAALFLIGGTAWAQVTVVRSGNWSDPTTWSTGAVPTATDDVVIEDSTVYVDVADAKARNVTIRGSGQLLYQRDPSLQGFELSVHGNLVIEGPDAELRPLSQEDQTTGQGLGIVYHRLVVYGDIDNSTGGTFDMRRGATSSNPPTAAFVDLYFVGDTDSHVTLGEYDTNKNQLFQVFIQKENGARVVLHSDVTQDNNSLAKLHLDSGYIVTNEFRWRVYSNSSSAVVGGSPESYVIGALSRGIPTNSSGSAYERVFPVGDENGYRPVTIYSSAKISDDQDFEVRVIPGDADPGGATFQGGLTDVSPVRYYAFTMYDRDSSDPYTVEKIAITYGSDDGVPEGSSDFVVATSVDENRMVWRNSGGFDPATGQPHVTSLANPPTPIQSDMLTDFMFELTLVPGNPPQIARDTYYAAIGTKSAFTVAAEEITAVDGFRLGPAYPNPFQEATRIVLELPRVAPVDVRVYDLLGREVARLAEGTWTPGTHTLMWKPAAGVAPGLYLIRVQAGALTATRKVMVVR; from the coding sequence ATGAAGCTGCGCTACTACCTGTCGACTGCGGTGGCCGCTCTTTTCCTGATCGGCGGCACGGCATGGGCCCAGGTGACCGTCGTCAGGAGCGGCAACTGGAGCGACCCGACGACCTGGTCTACGGGGGCCGTTCCGACCGCCACCGACGACGTGGTCATCGAAGACAGTACAGTGTATGTCGATGTTGCGGACGCCAAGGCTCGCAACGTGACGATTCGGGGGAGCGGCCAACTCCTCTATCAGCGCGATCCTTCGCTGCAGGGCTTCGAGCTCTCCGTGCACGGGAATCTCGTGATCGAAGGCCCGGACGCCGAGTTGCGGCCACTTTCGCAGGAAGATCAGACAACCGGCCAGGGGCTGGGCATCGTCTATCATCGCCTGGTCGTCTACGGCGACATCGACAACAGCACGGGCGGAACGTTCGACATGCGTCGCGGCGCGACGAGCTCGAATCCGCCCACGGCCGCTTTTGTCGACCTCTACTTTGTGGGCGATACCGACTCGCACGTAACGCTGGGTGAGTATGACACCAATAAAAACCAGCTCTTTCAGGTTTTTATTCAGAAAGAAAACGGGGCGCGGGTAGTGCTGCATAGCGACGTAACCCAGGACAACAACAGCCTGGCCAAGCTCCACCTCGACAGCGGCTACATCGTCACGAACGAGTTCCGCTGGCGGGTATATTCGAACAGCTCCAGTGCGGTGGTGGGCGGCTCGCCGGAGTCCTATGTGATCGGTGCGCTGTCGCGGGGCATCCCTACCAACTCGAGCGGAAGCGCTTATGAGCGTGTCTTTCCGGTGGGCGATGAAAATGGTTATCGTCCTGTCACGATATATTCTTCGGCGAAGATAAGTGATGATCAAGACTTTGAGGTTCGGGTGATTCCGGGCGATGCCGATCCCGGTGGGGCTACGTTCCAGGGTGGATTGACGGATGTGTCCCCGGTGCGGTACTACGCCTTCACCATGTACGACCGGGATTCGAGCGACCCGTACACGGTGGAGAAGATCGCCATTACCTATGGCTCGGACGACGGGGTTCCCGAGGGGAGCAGCGATTTCGTGGTGGCCACGTCCGTGGATGAAAACCGTATGGTGTGGCGCAACAGTGGCGGTTTCGATCCGGCTACCGGCCAGCCTCACGTGACGAGTCTGGCCAATCCGCCGACGCCGATTCAGTCCGATATGTTGACGGACTTCATGTTCGAGCTTACGTTGGTGCCCGGAAATCCGCCGCAGATTGCGCGGGACACCTACTACGCGGCCATCGGTACGAAGAGTGCCTTCACGGTAGCGGCCGAAGAGATTACGGCCGTGGATGGCTTCCGACTGGGTCCGGCCTATCCCAATCCCTTCCAGGAGGCTACGCGCATTGTGCTGGAGTTGCCGCGCGTGGCTCCGGTGGACGTCCGCGTGTACGACCTGCTCGGCCGTGAAGTAGCCCGGCTGGCGGAGGGAACGTGGACGCCCGGTACGCACACACTGATGTGGAAACCGGCTGCTGGGGTTGCGCCGGGGCTCTACCTCATCCGCGTGCAGGCGGGAGCCCTGACGGCAACCCGGAAAGTGATGGTGGTGCGCTAA
- a CDS encoding bifunctional 4-hydroxy-2-oxoglutarate aldolase/2-dehydro-3-deoxy-phosphogluconate aldolase: protein MRHEIVSELIRRGAVAVIRMSDPERLVRVVEAICEGGVTAIEITMSVPRAFQMIEEVARRLGDVALVGAGSVLDAETARLVIEAGARYVVSPVFKPEIIQTAHRYDVPALPGAFTPTEILAAHEAGADIVKVFPADVVGMAFFKAIKAPMPQLKLMPTGGVTLTNAGEWLRAGACAVGVGSALLDRVAIAEGRWEKLTENARTLVESIRQARES from the coding sequence ATGCGACACGAGATTGTTTCGGAATTGATCCGGCGCGGGGCGGTGGCCGTCATCCGCATGAGCGACCCCGAGCGCCTGGTGCGCGTGGTGGAAGCCATCTGCGAGGGCGGTGTGACGGCCATCGAAATCACGATGAGCGTACCGCGCGCCTTTCAGATGATCGAAGAAGTCGCGCGTCGCCTGGGCGACGTGGCGCTGGTGGGCGCCGGGAGCGTGCTCGACGCCGAGACGGCCCGTCTGGTCATCGAAGCCGGGGCCCGCTACGTGGTCAGTCCGGTCTTCAAGCCGGAGATCATCCAGACGGCGCACCGCTACGACGTGCCGGCGCTTCCGGGCGCCTTTACGCCGACGGAGATTCTGGCGGCGCACGAGGCCGGGGCCGACATTGTGAAGGTGTTTCCGGCCGACGTGGTGGGGATGGCGTTTTTCAAGGCGATTAAAGCGCCGATGCCGCAGCTCAAGCTGATGCCCACCGGTGGGGTGACGCTCACGAACGCGGGCGAGTGGCTTCGGGCGGGGGCGTGTGCGGTGGGGGTGGGCAGCGCGCTGCTGGACCGGGTGGCGATCGCTGAGGGGCGCTGGGAGAAGCTCACCGAAAACGCACGCACGCTCGTGGAAAGCATTCGTCAGGCACGGGAAAGCTGA